A single region of the Musa acuminata AAA Group cultivar baxijiao chromosome BXJ1-11, Cavendish_Baxijiao_AAA, whole genome shotgun sequence genome encodes:
- the LOC135597279 gene encoding serine/threonine-protein phosphatase PP1-like: MMMTRASMGAMEGPVLDDVIRRLLGGGGRQVKLFEAEIRQLCVEAKKVFLSQPNLLELHAPIKICGDIHGQYIDLLRFFEIGGFPPHSSYLFLGDYVDRGKYSLETICLLLAYKIKYPDKVFLLRGNHEDAKINRVYGFYDECKRRFNIRLWKTFCDCFNCLPLAALIDEKILCMHGGLSPELENIDQIRDISRPTEIPDYGLLCDLLWSDPDSDVQGWGESDRGVSVTFGADKLVEFLEKNDLDLICRAHQVVEDGYEFFAHRRLVTIFSAPNYCGEFDNVGALLSIDENLLCSFEILKVATPGSFDALAKIPNKPSKGGKV, encoded by the exons ATGATGATGACGAGGGCCTCGATGGGCGCCATGGAAGGCCCGGTGCTCGATGACGTGATAAGGAGGCTGCTCGGTGGCGGTGGCCGGCAGGTCAAGCTCTTCGAGGCGGAGATCCGGCAGCTCTGCGTCGAGGCGAAGAAGGTGTTCCTCTCGCAGCCCAACCTCCTCGAGCTGCACGCCCCCATCAAAATCTGCG GTGATATACATGGGCAATACattgaccttttgaggttctttgaGATCGGCGGTTTCCCTCCTCATTCGTCTTATTTGTTTCTTGGAGATTATGTGGATAGAGGCAAATATAGTTTGGAGACCATATGCTTGCTTTTGGCTTATAAAATAAAGTACCCGGACAAAGTCTTTCTTCTAAGAGGCAACCATGAAGATGCTAAAATCAATAGAGTCTATGGATTTTATGATGAGTGTAAAAGGAGATTCAATATTCGACTATGGAAGACATTTTGTGATTGTTTTAATTGCTTGCCCTTGGCTGCACTGATAGATGAAAAGATTTTGTGCATGCATGGCGGTCTTTCACCAGAATTGGAGAACATTGACCAAATTCGAGATATCTCAAGGCCCACTGAGATTCCAGACTATGGTCTTCTTTGTGATTTGCTTTGGTCCGATCCTGATTCTGATGTACAAGGCTGGGGTGAGAGTGATCGAGGAGTTTCAGTCACTTTTGGTGCAGATAAGCTTGTCGAGTTTTTGGAGAAGAATGATCTGGATCTTATTTGCCGAGCTCATCAA GTGGTGGAGGATGGATATGAGTTCTTCGCTCACCGAAGATTAGTCACAATTTTTTCAGCTCCAAACTATTGTGGGGAATTTGATAATGTGGGTGCTTTGTTGAGCATAGATGAAAACTTACTATGTTCATTCGAGATATTGAAAGTAGCCACACCCGGAAGCTTTGACGCATTGGCAAAGATACCCAATAAG CCATCAAAAGGAGGAAAAGTTTGA
- the LOC103971444 gene encoding U1 small nuclear ribonucleoprotein A isoform X1, with amino-acid sequence MSTDGGGGGETPTVPPNMTIYINNLNEKIKLDELKKSLHAVFSQFGKILEVLAFKTLKHKGQAWVVFEDVSSATEALKRMQGFPFYDKPMRIQYAKTKSDIISKADGTFTPRERRKRHDERADRKKREQHHDANQAGTGINSGYSGAYGAVPPLAQMAYGGGAKSMLPETPALPNNILFVQNLPHETTPMMLQMLFCQYPGFKEVRMVEAKPGIAFVEYGDEMQSTVAMQGLQGFKITQQNPMLITYAKK; translated from the exons ATGAGCACCGATGGCGGCGGAGGCGGGGAGACTCCGACGGTTCCACCCAACATGACCATCTACATCAACAACCTCAACGAGAAGATCAAGCTCGACG AACTCAAGAAGTCTCTGCATGCTGTTTTCTCCCAGTTTGGGAAGATATTGGAGGTTCTTGCTTTTAAGACATTGAAACACAAAGGGCAAGCGTGGGTAGTCTTTGAGGATGTTTCATCAGCAACTGAGGCACTTAAACGAATGCAAGGATTTCCTTTTTATGATAAGCCTATG AGAATTCAGTATGCAAAGACGAAGTCAGACATAATTTCAAAGGCTGATGGAACTTTTACCCCTCGAGAAAGACGGAAGAGGCATGATGAGAGAG CAGACAGAAAGAAGCGGGAGCAACACCATGATGCTAATCAAGCTGGGACAGGGATAAATTCTGGTTATTCTGGTGCCTATGGAGCTGTACCACCG CTGGCTCAAATGGCTTACGGTGGAGGGGCCAAGTCCATGCTGCCGGAAACACCAGCCCTGCCCAATAATATTCTGTTTGTTCAGAACCTCCCCCATGAGACAACGCCAATGATGCTGCAGATGCTGTTCTGTCAATATCCCGGATTCAAGGAGGTGCGGATGGTGGAAGCAAAGCCAGGGATTGCTTTCGTGGAGTATGGGGATGAGATGCAGTCTACGGTGGCTATGCAAGGGCTTCAGGGCTTCAAGATCACGCAGCAGAACCCCATGCTCATCACATACGCTAAGAAGTAG
- the LOC103971444 gene encoding U1 small nuclear ribonucleoprotein A isoform X2 encodes MSTDGGGGGETPTVPPNMTIYINNLNEKIKLDELKKSLHAVFSQFGKILEVLAFKTLKHKGQAWVVFEDVSSATEALKRMQGFPFYDKPMRIQYAKTKSDIISKADGTFTPRERRKRHDERDRKKREQHHDANQAGTGINSGYSGAYGAVPPLAQMAYGGGAKSMLPETPALPNNILFVQNLPHETTPMMLQMLFCQYPGFKEVRMVEAKPGIAFVEYGDEMQSTVAMQGLQGFKITQQNPMLITYAKK; translated from the exons ATGAGCACCGATGGCGGCGGAGGCGGGGAGACTCCGACGGTTCCACCCAACATGACCATCTACATCAACAACCTCAACGAGAAGATCAAGCTCGACG AACTCAAGAAGTCTCTGCATGCTGTTTTCTCCCAGTTTGGGAAGATATTGGAGGTTCTTGCTTTTAAGACATTGAAACACAAAGGGCAAGCGTGGGTAGTCTTTGAGGATGTTTCATCAGCAACTGAGGCACTTAAACGAATGCAAGGATTTCCTTTTTATGATAAGCCTATG AGAATTCAGTATGCAAAGACGAAGTCAGACATAATTTCAAAGGCTGATGGAACTTTTACCCCTCGAGAAAGACGGAAGAGGCATGATGAGAGAG ACAGAAAGAAGCGGGAGCAACACCATGATGCTAATCAAGCTGGGACAGGGATAAATTCTGGTTATTCTGGTGCCTATGGAGCTGTACCACCG CTGGCTCAAATGGCTTACGGTGGAGGGGCCAAGTCCATGCTGCCGGAAACACCAGCCCTGCCCAATAATATTCTGTTTGTTCAGAACCTCCCCCATGAGACAACGCCAATGATGCTGCAGATGCTGTTCTGTCAATATCCCGGATTCAAGGAGGTGCGGATGGTGGAAGCAAAGCCAGGGATTGCTTTCGTGGAGTATGGGGATGAGATGCAGTCTACGGTGGCTATGCAAGGGCTTCAGGGCTTCAAGATCACGCAGCAGAACCCCATGCTCATCACATACGCTAAGAAGTAG
- the LOC135597281 gene encoding folate-binding protein 1-like, with product MGEGMGCGESASLLLLLLLVFINSAIPIAAGQSSGLCVSPGGRFPAFSTDGKPPRKVNKGPKDLTLCRIFRQNTCCDVAQTYPALLLIRRLASAGEGSQECLHLWELLECSICDPRIGVQPGPPIVCASFCDMVFQACSSAYFSIDAKTQALSPCGLSDTICGRATEWASNGTELCHFAGFAVQPDRQSIEGHDEPFCYGGKASLESISHSWKSPQSRSRSRTSNLWVLEDFQQWVRDMPISEKVFWAVGGMVLTAGLLLISKRKGYSHRHKQAAIRRTAKRLEARINQQSSTTRK from the exons ATGGGAGAGGGAATGGGTTGCGGCGAGTCGGCGTCACTGCTTCTGCTGCTCCTCCTCGTCTTCATCAACAGTGCGATTCCGATCGCCGCTG GTCAATCGAGTGGACTGTGTGTTTCTCCTGGTGGCCGCTTCCCAGCATTTTCAACTGATGGTAAACCTCCCAGAAAAGTAAACAAGGGACCTAAGGATCTTACATTGTGTAGAATATTTCGCCAAAATACATGTTGTGATGTGGCCCAAACATATCCTGCTTTACTACTGATAAGAAGACTGGCTTCTGCTGGAGAAGGCAGCCAAGAATGTTTGCATTTGTGGGAACTGTTGGAGTGCTCTATCTGTGATCCACGTATCGGTGTTCAGCCTGGACCACCTATAGTTTGTGCCTCTTTCTGTGATATGGTTTTTCAGGCATGCTCGAGTGCATATTTTTCCATTGATGCCAAGACTCAG GCTTTGTCACCTTGTGGCTTAAGCGACACTATTTGTGGTAGAGCTACAGAATGGGCCTCTAATGGTACAGAGCTCTGCCACTTTGCAGGTTTCGCTGTTCAGCCAGATAGGCAAAGCATAGAGGGACATGATGAGCCATTTTGCTATGGAGGAAAAGCAAGTCTAGAATCTATTTCCCATTCATGGAAATCTCCACAATCTAGATCACGGTCAAGAACTTCAAACTTATGGGTGCTTGAAGATTTTCAGCAATGGGTGAGAGACATGCCAATCAGTGAAAAAGTTTTTTGGGCTGTAGGAGGGATGGTTCTTACTGCAGGACTTCTTCTAATAAG CAAGAGAAAGGGCTACTCGCACCGACATAAGCAAGCAGCCATCCGTCGCACTGCTAAAAGGCTAGAAGCACGGATCAACCAGCAGTCCTCAACTACAAGGAAATAG